Proteins from a single region of Pseudomonas quebecensis:
- a CDS encoding energy transducer TonB produces MTAMIMHSPTLPMASAAPSGFWRNSLAAGLAVALHVIVLALLMLGWAPQPPTPEAPSVMHTQLVMLPPAPVPVPAPEPVAVTPPAPEPVVLPTPVKPAVDPRVQAQKFEKAALARKRVEEKKAEQQQQQRLASEQREREQEQQRQAQQRQAAETARAAVPASAPAFDSRQYMPLSKEAPEYPERALDKNIEGDCSVEYTVNPQGRVENPKVLDGCHPLFIRPSLAAANTFRYQPRIVDGKAVAVPAVRNTFHYRIK; encoded by the coding sequence ATGACGGCGATGATCATGCACAGTCCCACCTTGCCGATGGCCTCCGCGGCGCCTTCGGGCTTCTGGCGCAACAGCCTGGCCGCCGGCCTGGCGGTGGCCTTGCATGTGATTGTGCTGGCGCTGTTGATGCTGGGCTGGGCGCCACAACCGCCCACGCCGGAGGCCCCGAGCGTGATGCACACCCAACTGGTGATGCTGCCCCCGGCGCCGGTCCCAGTACCGGCCCCCGAACCGGTTGCGGTAACGCCGCCAGCGCCGGAACCGGTGGTACTGCCAACGCCGGTCAAACCCGCAGTCGATCCTCGTGTGCAAGCACAAAAGTTCGAAAAAGCCGCCCTGGCGCGCAAGCGTGTCGAAGAAAAGAAAGCAGAGCAGCAACAACAGCAGCGCTTGGCCAGCGAACAGCGCGAGCGTGAACAGGAACAGCAACGCCAGGCCCAACAACGCCAGGCCGCCGAAACAGCCCGCGCCGCCGTACCTGCTTCGGCTCCGGCGTTCGACAGCCGCCAATACATGCCATTGAGCAAGGAAGCCCCGGAATACCCCGAACGGGCCCTGGACAAAAACATCGAGGGCGACTGCTCGGTGGAGTACACCGTCAACCCCCAGGGCCGCGTGGAAAACCCCAAAGTACTGGACGGCTGCCACCCGTTGTTTATCCGCCCATCATTGGCGGCGGCCAACACCTTCCGCTACCAGCCGAGGATCGTTGATGGCAAGGCCGTGGCCGTGCCGGCGGTGCGCAATACCTTTCACTACCGCATCAAATGA
- a CDS encoding thioesterase family protein, protein MNLWFRLLYLLCRRPWRKPAHGLATTVVRMRVWPLDLDINRHVTNGRYFSLADVARMDFVLRTGAFRVALRHKALPIVGDTWGKFRRELKLFEAFEVHTRMLGWDAKWSLMEHRFVSRGRVVGVVVMRGLFRSAKGTLPPSEFVRELGLDEASPPMPQWLQDWARSCDEMSVQLRTEEQIP, encoded by the coding sequence ATGAATCTGTGGTTTCGCTTGCTGTATCTGCTGTGCCGTCGTCCCTGGCGCAAACCTGCCCATGGCCTGGCCACTACGGTGGTGCGTATGCGCGTATGGCCCCTGGACCTGGACATCAACCGGCATGTCACTAATGGCCGCTACTTTTCCCTGGCGGACGTGGCGCGCATGGATTTCGTGCTGCGCACCGGGGCGTTTCGCGTCGCACTGCGGCACAAAGCGCTGCCGATCGTGGGTGATACCTGGGGTAAATTCCGCCGTGAATTAAAGCTGTTCGAAGCCTTCGAAGTGCACACCCGCATGCTCGGCTGGGACGCTAAGTGGAGCCTGATGGAACATCGTTTCGTCAGTCGCGGCCGCGTGGTTGGAGTGGTGGTCATGCGCGGGTTGTTCCGCTCGGCCAAGGGCACCTTGCCGCCAAGCGAGTTTGTCCGGGAACTGGGACTGGACGAAGCTTCGCCGCCCATGCCGCAGTGGCTGCAGGACTGGGCACGCAGCTGCGATGAAATGAGTGTGCAACTTCGCACTGAAGAGCAGATCCCCTAG
- the tolR gene encoding protein TolR, with protein MLVRPQRKHGPKAEMNVVPYIDVMLVLLVIFMVTAPMLTQGVKIELPKVAAEALATDTRQQILTLSVQADGGYYWNLGEELDTRHQTDSAVSLEEMGAKVAQVVAARSDTQVYIRADDNAGYGRVVAAMAVLQKGGVSNLGLVTEAPQ; from the coding sequence ATGTTAGTCAGGCCACAACGCAAGCACGGGCCCAAGGCCGAAATGAACGTGGTGCCGTATATCGACGTGATGCTGGTGCTGCTGGTGATCTTTATGGTCACCGCGCCGATGCTGACCCAGGGCGTGAAGATCGAACTGCCCAAGGTTGCCGCCGAGGCGCTGGCCACCGACACCCGCCAGCAAATCCTCACCTTGTCGGTGCAGGCCGACGGCGGTTACTACTGGAACCTCGGCGAGGAACTGGACACCCGGCACCAGACCGACAGCGCAGTGAGCCTGGAAGAAATGGGCGCCAAGGTCGCGCAGGTGGTGGCGGCGCGCAGTGACACCCAGGTGTATATCCGTGCCGACGACAATGCCGGTTATGGCCGTGTGGTGGCTGCCATGGCGGTGTTGCAGAAGGGCGGTGTCAGTAACCTGGGGCTGGTGACCGAGGCCCCGCAATGA
- a CDS encoding phytase — translation MRISKLYLLIALATSGHVSAADLALTPWAPSLKAEAVAFLPNGQTRLTASPRDGLQMLDSQGAELARFNGHFSSLDTRAIGTQAVVASLDNDRQQALLVNLDTAAKTWSQPLYLPPRDFPVNGLCLYRDAAANLFVFLVGEEGKGEQWLVGNGSTLLAEARRVRGVPLPPSAQFCQVDDATQQLVVNEENVGWWAYSAHPEAAVKRTPVALFDDPKREAGAMALVPGGMVALDPKTAQLHLFQHTGTRWVEQPSLRLPGLKEPEQLAINGRQLLARDDDNGQLYQGTLDWQAKPVPVAPVLPEVAALRQSEPVGRQGDAADDPAIWVHPEHPGQSRVLGTNKKQGLLAYDLDGKLLQELAVGRLNNVDVRPRFKLGRQTVDLAVASNRDRNSLSLFSIDRQTGELREAGEVPTPLKEIYGMCLFQPAGGELYAIANGKDGTFLQYRLSAPDGQVRGELVRQFKVDSQPEGCVADDQRQRLFIGEEDVGVWAVDARADQPATLTSVIKVGAHLQADVEGLALYQSAQHDYLVISSQGNDSYLVLDAEPPFASRGAFRVGLNAAAGIDGASETDGLEATAVNLGGPWSQGMLVVQDGRKRMPEQTQNFKFVPWADVTRTLKLP, via the coding sequence ATGAGAATTTCCAAGCTGTACCTGCTGATCGCCCTGGCCACCAGCGGCCATGTCTCTGCCGCCGACCTGGCCCTGACCCCCTGGGCACCCAGCCTTAAGGCCGAAGCCGTGGCCTTCCTGCCCAATGGTCAGACGCGCCTCACCGCCAGCCCGCGTGACGGTCTGCAGATGCTCGACAGCCAGGGCGCCGAACTGGCGCGTTTCAACGGTCACTTCAGCAGCCTCGATACACGTGCCATCGGCACCCAGGCAGTGGTCGCCAGCCTCGACAACGACCGCCAGCAGGCACTGCTGGTCAACCTCGATACCGCCGCCAAAACTTGGAGCCAGCCGCTGTACCTGCCGCCTCGCGACTTCCCTGTGAACGGTCTTTGCCTGTATCGCGACGCGGCAGCCAACCTGTTTGTGTTCCTGGTCGGGGAGGAGGGCAAGGGCGAGCAGTGGCTGGTAGGCAACGGCTCGACACTGCTTGCTGAAGCCCGCCGTGTGCGTGGGGTGCCGCTGCCGCCATCGGCGCAGTTCTGCCAGGTGGACGACGCCACGCAGCAACTGGTGGTGAACGAAGAAAACGTCGGGTGGTGGGCCTACTCGGCGCATCCCGAGGCAGCGGTCAAACGCACGCCGGTGGCGCTGTTCGATGATCCCAAGCGTGAAGCCGGGGCCATGGCGCTCGTGCCGGGGGGGATGGTTGCGCTGGACCCGAAAACCGCGCAACTGCATCTGTTCCAGCACACCGGCACGCGCTGGGTGGAGCAACCGAGCCTGCGCCTGCCCGGCCTCAAGGAGCCTGAGCAACTGGCAATCAACGGTCGGCAATTGCTGGCACGTGATGACGACAACGGCCAGCTGTACCAAGGCACCCTCGACTGGCAGGCCAAACCCGTGCCGGTCGCGCCGGTACTGCCGGAGGTCGCCGCGCTGCGCCAGAGCGAACCGGTGGGGCGCCAGGGCGATGCGGCGGATGACCCGGCGATCTGGGTTCACCCCGAACACCCAGGGCAGAGCCGCGTTCTGGGCACCAACAAAAAACAGGGCCTGCTGGCCTACGATCTTGACGGCAAGTTGCTGCAGGAGCTGGCGGTGGGGCGTTTGAACAATGTCGACGTGCGCCCGCGTTTCAAGCTCGGCCGGCAAACGGTTGACCTGGCCGTGGCGAGTAATCGCGATCGCAACAGCCTGAGCCTGTTCAGCATCGACCGGCAGACCGGCGAGTTGCGCGAGGCCGGTGAGGTGCCGACGCCGCTCAAGGAGATCTACGGCATGTGCCTGTTCCAGCCTGCCGGCGGTGAGCTTTATGCGATTGCCAACGGCAAGGACGGCACCTTCCTGCAATACCGCCTCAGCGCCCCGGACGGCCAAGTGCGGGGCGAGTTGGTGCGCCAGTTCAAGGTCGACAGCCAACCTGAAGGCTGCGTCGCCGACGATCAGCGCCAGCGCTTGTTTATCGGCGAGGAAGACGTAGGCGTGTGGGCCGTGGATGCCCGCGCCGATCAACCGGCGACATTGACCAGTGTGATCAAGGTCGGCGCGCACCTGCAGGCGGACGTCGAGGGCCTGGCGCTGTACCAGAGCGCGCAGCATGACTACCTGGTGATCTCCAGCCAGGGCAATGACAGCTACCTGGTGCTGGATGCCGAACCGCCGTTCGCCAGTCGCGGTGCCTTCCGGGTCGGCCTGAATGCCGCTGCCGGTATCGATGGCGCGTCGGAAACCGATGGCCTGGAAGCGACTGCCGTCAACCTCGGCGGGCCGTGGAGCCAGGGCATGCTGGTGGTGCAGGACGGGCGCAAGCGCATGCCTGAGCAAACCCAGAACTTCAAGTTTGTGCCCTGGGCCGATGTGACCCGCACGTTGAAACTGCCCTGA
- the tolQ gene encoding protein TolQ → MHATMEHMTIWGLISDASLLVKAVMITLLLASLCSWYLIIQRGTVLRRLERQLNGFVQRFRAAPDLPGLYRDTLQAGEGGVAPIFIAGVQEYQHLHSHDPAVLEGVERALQVAITAQEIELEKGLQFLATVGSVSPYIGLFGTVWGIMNSFLGLSQVQQATLSTVAPGIAEALIATAIGLFAAIPAVIAYNRFSARSQTLLTRYYAFGNELQVRLHRTLRGTPINLAVAA, encoded by the coding sequence ATGCACGCGACGATGGAACATATGACGATCTGGGGCCTGATCAGTGACGCCAGCCTGTTGGTCAAGGCGGTGATGATTACTTTGCTGCTGGCCTCGTTGTGCAGCTGGTACCTGATTATTCAGCGCGGCACGGTGCTGCGGCGTCTGGAGCGGCAGTTGAACGGGTTTGTGCAACGCTTTCGCGCGGCACCGGATTTGCCGGGGCTTTACCGCGACACCCTGCAGGCGGGCGAGGGTGGAGTGGCGCCGATCTTCATCGCTGGGGTCCAGGAATACCAGCACCTGCACAGTCATGATCCGGCAGTGCTCGAAGGCGTGGAGCGGGCCTTGCAGGTGGCGATCACCGCGCAGGAAATCGAACTGGAAAAGGGCTTGCAGTTCCTGGCCACCGTGGGCTCGGTGAGCCCGTATATCGGCTTGTTCGGCACCGTGTGGGGCATCATGAATTCGTTCCTCGGCTTGTCCCAGGTGCAGCAGGCCACGCTGTCCACGGTGGCACCGGGGATTGCCGAGGCGTTGATCGCCACGGCCATCGGCCTGTTTGCGGCGATTCCGGCGGTGATTGCCTATAACCGTTTTTCGGCGCGCAGCCAGACCTTGCTCACCCGCTATTACGCCTTTGGCAACGAGCTGCAAGTGCGGTTGCATCGCACCTTGCGCGGTACGCCAATCAACCTGGCCGTGGCCGCCTGA